In Bacillus sp. S3, the sequence ATTCATGCCGTGGGTTTTAACTCCCTGCTTGCCAAGAAAATCGGTAAGATCGGCATTGGCAATCACAAGTGCATCGTTTCTTTTCGCTATCGCAACCGTATCTCCGACATGATCGTTATGACCATGCGATAATATAATCACATCAGCTTTTACTTCATCAGCCTTTAAATCCGTTAAACTATTGCCGGTAATAAAAGGATCAATTAAAATTGTATTTCCCTTTGTTTGAATCTGAACAACTGAATGTCCATGGAAAGAAATTCTCATGATTCCAGCTCCTTTTAAATTGATATATTATGTACTTCCATAAAAAAATGGGAATTCCTTCTTCATTTATTTCCATAACTCACTTGTTTTAGCGCATGCTAAGGTCAGATAGTTTACTTTCACTAGTAAAATTGATACTCTCAAATAGGATTTTTATTTTTTTAAGGGGGCTCCCTGCACATGAATCAACGATTAGTTAAGCTTCAAACATGGATGAAAGAAAACGGAATTGACGTCTGCTTTCTTACATCTACCGAAAATGTATTTTATTTAAGCGGCTATTATACGGATCCGCACGAACGATTACTGGCACTTGCCGTTTTTCAAGAAGAAGAGCCGTTTCTCGTCTTGCCGGCGATGGAAGTGCCGGATGCTAAACGCTCAGAGTGGGAACATGAAATTATCGGCTACAACGACATCGAAAATCCGTGGGAAATGATTCTTAACTCCATTAACAAAAGAATCAATAGTGTTTCAAAAGCTGCGATTGAAAAAGAGCATATGAATGTGGAACGCTATGAGCACCTTACACAATTATTCCCTAAGGCATCATTTGTTTCTGCAGAAGAAAAAGTAAGGCAGCTGCGGATGATTAAAGATGCAAAAGAACTGAAAATCATCGAAGAAGCTTGTGCTCTTGCCGATTTTGCCGTTGAATTCGGAGTAAGTGAAATCAAGGAGGGCAAGACGGAGCTTGAAATCCTTAATGCCTTAGAGTACGCCTTAAAGCAAAAGGGTGTTACCGAAATGTCGTTCTCGACCATGGTGTTGACCGGGGCAAACGCCGCTTCTCCTCACGGCAATCCAGGGAGCACGAAAATTCAAAAAGGTGATTTCGTATTATTTGATTTAGGTGTGGTGGTCGACCGCTATTGTTCCGATATCACAAGAACCGTTGCATATGGGGACATTAATGAAAAACAAAAAGAAATTTATGATACAGTCTTAAAGGCCCAGCTCGCAGCAATTGAGGCAAGTAAGCCTGGCGTAACGGCAGCGGAAGTTGACCTTACTGCCCGCAGAATTATTTCTGAAGCAGGATATGGCGAATATTTTCCACATCGTTTAGGCCACGGTCTTGGAATTGGGGTTCATGAGTATCCTTCCATGACTGAAACGAACCAACTGGTAATAGAAGAAGGAATGGTCTATACAATCGAACCGGGAATTTATGTTCCAAACGTAGCAGGTGTTCGAATTGAAGATGATCTTTATATCAGTGCAGACGGTGCAAAAGTGTTAACTAAATTCCCGAAAGAATTACAGGTTATAAAATAATTAAATTGGAGCTTTTTTACATTGAACTCTAATCGAAATTGAGGTAATATACAAATACGAGCTGCGTTGTACGTATTCATAATAAAGTTTTAACCTTTAAGCTGTAAAAGGGAGTTTAACCATCGAAACTGGAATGACAGGCCTCCGTCTATAAGACATGGAGGACACGCAGAAAGGTTTCTGAGAACACCCACTTTGAGGAGTGGTGGTTTAAAACTTTCTTATATCACTACGGCAAATGCGGCTGTATATTAAGTTTTCAAACCAGCTTCTTTGTGAGGCTGGTTATTATTTTGCAAAAAAAAGAAGAGGGAAGCCCTCTTCTTTTTTACTATTTTTCTAGCAATGTTTTTGTAACTGAAAATTCCAGTCCATGTGCTTCAGCAACTGCTTGATAGGTTACATACCCGTCAAGGGTATTAATTCCTTTTAATAAAGCGTCATTCTCTAAACAAGCTTTCTTGTAGCCTTTATTTGCGATAAGCACGGCATAGGGTACGGTCACGTTTGTTAACGCAAAAGTGGAGGTTCTTGGTACTGCACCAGGCATATTTGCGACAGCGTAATGAACAACGCCATGCTTCACATATGTTGGATTATCATGTGTCGTAATTTGATCGGTAGTTTCAAAGATACCGCCTTGGTCGATCGCGATATCAACGACCACACTTCCCGGCTTCATTGATTGAATCATTTCTTCACTAACAAGCTTTGGCGCCTTCGCACCAGGGATTAAAACAGCTCCAATGACTAAATCGGATTCCTTAACTGCTTCTGCAATATTGAAAGGGTTCGACATTAATGTTGTCACATCAGATCCGAAAATATCATCTAATTGACGGAGCCGATCCGGATTTAAATCAATGATAGTAACCTTTGCTCCTAAGCCGATTGCCATTTTTGCCGCATTTGTACCAGCTACACCGCCGCCAATAATGGTAACAGTTCCCCTTTGGACTCCAGGGACACCCGAGAGCAGAATTCCCTTACCGCCGTATACCCTCTCCAAAAATTGCGCCCCAACTTGTGCTGCCATCCTTCCGGCAACCTCACTCATTGGCGTTAATAATGGCAGACTTCTATTCGCCAGCTGAACTGTTTCATAGGCAATCCCGACTACTTTATGATCAATCAATGCCTTCGTTAATTCCGGTTCAGGTGCCAGATGTAAATATGTAAACAAAATTAACCCTTCACGGAAATATTGATATTCGCTTGGCAGCGGTTCTTTTACCTTCATGACCATATCCGCAGACCATGCTTCGGCAGCGGTTTCTACAAGTCTCGCCCCATTCGTGCTATACTCATCGTCCAAAAACCCGGATCCAAGCCCTGCTCCTTTTTCAATAATAACCTCATGACCAAATTTAACAAGGTTAACTACCCCGGCTGGTGTCATTGCTACCCGATTCTCATTATTTTTTATCTCTTTTGGTACCCCAATCCGCATGTGCTTACCTCCATTAATTATTTATCAAAAAAAAAACAAGTCACTATTAGTATATCCCTTTTTGGCAGGAAAAATGTAACAAAGAGCTTTCCCCTTCGGGCAAAGCTCTAAAACTACTCCTTAATAATAGTAAGGGTAAGGATATCCGTAATATGGATAACCATATCCGTATCCATATGGTGCTGTTAATAAGGCTCCCGCTGCCAGTCCCCCTAAAAATGGTAAACCGTATCCATATCCATATGGCCGGCCGAAACCACCGTAATGTCCAAAGCCTCCGTGATAGCCAAAACCGCCATGATGGCCAAATCCACCATGATGGCCAAAACCTCCGTGGCCACCGTGATGTACCCTTGAATCCTGAATTAGATTGTCTTGATGTCCAACAAATAATTTTTGATACTTAGGCATTAAATGCATGTCTCTATTCATTTTGTCTCTCCTCGTTATTTATTGATTCACACACTAAAGAGTATGCATGTTTGGGTGTAGATTCTTGGGTAAACGCCCTCTATGGACGAATTTTCGAGGCAAATGACTACCTTTACAAATTGCAAAAGGCTGCCCCTTTGATGGACAGCCTTTTCCTTATGGACATTCTGCTTATTCCTCTGAAGCAGTAAAATCGCTGCTTTCAGCAAGTGCGGTTCCTTCCCCAATAAAACCACTATTGTAAGAATTCATAATCTGTTCACTTACTTCATTTACCCCTTTTTCCTCAAATTGAAATGAAAACTTGTTATTTAGTTCCCGTTTTCCCATCATCATTTTCCCCTTTCATGGTTGGTCTACCACATTATTGTTCGAAAAGTTGCAACAGTTATACGTTGTTAAATATTGTATAATCAAGGTGAGGAGATGATGATCATGGGACTCAAATATCAAAATATTTTAGTCGCTATTGATGGATCAAAAGAAGCGGATTGGGCATTTCGAAAAGGGATTGAAATTGCCAAACGCAATCAAGCTACTATGCTACTAGTTCATGTGATTGACACTAGGTCATTTGCTTTAATCGAAGCTTACGACACTGTCATCGGTGACAGGGCAGAAAAACTGGCAAAAGACATGCTGGAAAATTATCAAAGGCAGGCTGTAGAAGCCGGATTAACAGATGTACAGTATGAAATTGAATTTGGCTCTCCTAAGATACGAATCCCTAGAGATTTAGCTAAAAAACACAAGATTGATTTAATCCTATGCGGAGCTACGGGAATGAATGTAGTGGAAAGATTTTTTATCGGAAGTGTTTCCGAACATATTACCCGATATGCACCATGTGACGTTCTAATTGTTAGAACAGAAAAAGAGACCGAATAGATATGATCCAACGTGCACGGTGTTATTTGCCCCGTGCATGTTTATTTTTTTCATGGAAAATAGTTTTGTCGTGAAATGACGGGCCAATCTATAGTAAAATATATACAACCACACAGCATGGAGGCCTTTAAATGAATGACCATTTTTGTTTTGATTCGCGTCTTGGAATTTCAGTTCCCGATTTGACAATCGAATGGGAAGATTACAGCAAAGAAACGCAGCAGGAGATTCTCTTAAATTGGGAGCAAATCCGCGGTTCCATACCTGACCGAATCGCTGAGCTCGAGCAGGAAATCAACTATAAGCAGGAACAGCTTTCAAATGAAAATGACTTCCCCCGCTCTTGTCAATTAAATACAGATATCGCAAACCTTGCCTCCATCATTAATGATCTTTGGCTTTGGTACCGGGCTAACCAGACAGTCTCCACCAAAATGCACCAATAAGAAAAGCGGAAGCGCCCTGGTCAGCGGCGTATGGCCTGGAGCGCTCCAACTGAGATAAAGGAAACACGAAGAGCCGGAGGCGCATTCGATGTTGACTTATCGTAGGGTGGGGAGCGAAGGACACTAGCCGCTAGGGCGCTGAAGCTGGACAATTCTCGAAGTCGATTTAAAGGTCTTTTTTGATTTCTCGTACAACATGCCCTATCTCAGGCAGGATTAGTTTGTTCATTGCCAGCTTTACTGCTCCGCTTGAGCCCGGGGTTGAGAACACGGCCGTATTGTTGACGACACCAGCAATGGCCCTCGAAAGAATGGCCGCAGAGCCGATATCCTCTTGATAGCTAAGCATCCTGAATAATTCTCCAAAACCAACGATTTCTTTTTCAAGCAGACTTTGAACAGTTTCAATCGTTACATCACGCTTTGCAATTCCTGTACCGCCATTCGTCAGAATCACGTCAATGTCTACCCGTTCGCAGCCCTTTAAGATTTCATTTTTAATGTGTGATGCCTCATCTTTAACAATGACATAATCAACAATGGAATGTCCCGCCCCTTCCAGTTGTTCCATCATCAGCTTGCCGCTTTTGTCTGTTTCTTTATTTCTTGTGTCACTAACTGTAATCACTTTACATGTAACCGACTTCGGTGCTTCTTTTTTATGTTCATGCGTGCTCATCCTAAAAACTCCTCTTTTTCTTTGAGGTAACGAAGCTGATAATATTTATGGGCAAGGTCCGTTACCTTTCTCGTTAATTGATAATTAGCACCTGCCCCGATGGCCATGCTGACAAGGGGAATCCCCTGAATGACTTTTTTTCGAAACAAGGCAATAACCATTGCTTTTAATAATTGCTGCACAGGCTGTTCCAGCCAGGTAATATCGGTAATCTCATCCTTTCCCTGATAAAAATAATGACCATCATTTCCGTCTAAATCCTCCATTAATGAGGTCCAGCCCTCTCTCCGGATTCTTGGCGGCAATGTAGCCGTATGAAAAACTTTCAGTGATGTCATCATTTCATATGGTGTATTGACTTCAAATCCATACGTCATGGCAATTAATTGCACGACCCTTAAATTAATGACAGCCATTGCAGGAATGTCGGTACTGAGCAGAAGTGCGCCCCCTGTCCCCGCAAGCCCCCCTTGGGCAAACGAATAAAACCGATGCCTGGCAATTTGCTGTTCTGCTATGTATTGTAATTGCTCTATGTCCAATTGCTTTAAATCCGCTACTTCTTCTATATTTTTTAGAAAAACCCTTCCCGAAGAAAGTATTCTTTCTTTTGCATCCATTTGAAGCTGCGAGCCCTGTATGAACCCATGTAAATGAAATAACCACGTATCAATAAGCGAAAAAAATTGACGTTGAACATTTTCTGGCAGCAATAAAAATGAACGCTCCAAATATTTTTCATAGGTTAATTGAAAATCATTTGCCTCATAATTGAGCAAACTTTCTTCCCACAACCGGATTTCATTCAAAACGCTTGTTTCCCTGCTTGTCAATGGCATATGTGGGGCCCCCTTCCTGTAATATGCTTCTTTTTCCAGTATATCACAAAGAATTGGGAACTTAAAAAAGACAAAAGCAGTTCAGCTTTTGTCTTTTTATTTATGATTATTTTACCGAACATCCGCTAAACGAACAACGTCACGGGCAATCATTACTTCTTCATTTGTTGGGATAATTAATACTTTAACTGGTGAATGTGGATAGCTGATGAATGCTTCCTCGCCTCTTACTTTATTAAGTGCCGGATCCCAATAGATGCCCATAAATTCAAGACCTTTTAAGACATTTTCTCGAATCGTGTCACTATTTTCACCGATACCAGCAGTGAAAATAATGGCATCTACCCCGTTCATACGGGAAGCATAGGAACCGATATATTTATGGATTCTATTCGCAAAGACATCCAATGCCAGCTGAGCCCGTTCATTACCCTTTTTCGCTTCAATTTCAATATCCCTTAAGTCGCTTGAAAATCCAGAAACGGCTAACATACCACTCTTTTTATTTAACACATCTAAAACCTCATCAGCGGTCTGGCCGGTTTTTTCCATGATGTATGGAATAAGTGCCGGATCAATATTACCTGAACGTGTCCCCATTGTGACACCTGCAAGTGGTGTAAAGCCCATGGATGTATCGATGGATTTCCCGCCTTCGATAGCAGCAATACTTGCCCCGTTCCCTAAATGACATGAGATTAACCGAAGCTGTTCAACAGGGCGGCCTAATAGTTCTGCTGCACGCTGGGATACATACTTGTGGCTTGTACCATGGAAACCATACTTACGAATGCCATATTCTTTGTAATATTGATAGGGAAGACTGTACAGGAAAGAACTTTCCGGCATTGTTTGATGAAAGGCTGTGTCGAAAACAGCAACTGCTGGTACGTTCGGAAGGACTTGTTTAAACGCTATAATACCGGTTGCATTAGCTGGATTATGTAACGGAGCCAGCTCTGATAGTTCCTCAATCTTGTTTAGCACTTCATCTGTGATCAATGCTGAATCATCGAAGGATTCTCCACCATGGACAACACGATGACCAATTCCTTCGATTTCATCTAAAGATTGAATAATTTCTAAAGTTGTTAATTTATCTAATAGCATTTTTACTGCAACTTCATGGTCAGGGATATCTATGATTTCCTGAATCTTTTCACCATGAGCCGTAATATTAAAAATTGAATCTTTTAGGCCAATTCTTTCAATCAGTCCTTTTGTAATGACTTCTTCACTTGGCATTTCAAACAATTGAAACTTCAAGGATGAACTGCCTGCATTAATCGCAATAATCTTCGCCATCTTTATAACCGCTCCTTTTATATAACAACATCGTTATTTATGATAATTGAATAGTACACTTTATTTTGTGCAAACCTATCTTGTTTATTTCCCTCAATTTCTCATTTAATCATTGAAAATCAGACATTTCAAGGGATAAATCCAGTGGTAACGGTTCCATCGCAAATGTTCATCTTTTCACAAATTTCATATTTTTTGAAAATTAAATAAAAAGGATAAAACCGGGAGGCTCCTCAGTTTTATCCTTTATTTTCTTGAAACCATTTTTCAATTTTAGAGAGAATATTGTCCATACCAACAGGGCTTGACAGGCTTGGTAAATTAACGAGCAATGCTTGCTTTGGCGGCTTAACACCTTCCCCTTTTTTTCGTAAAACCAAAATACTCTTAGCTGAATTTTTATTTTTAAACATGCTTGTTGGTAATTGAAGCAGTCCTTGAACAATTAAATTTTCCTTGATAAATTCGTGCAGCTGCGGTGCCTGTTCACTCTCAAACAGGCCGTTTGGTATAAGAAAGAATAAGTATCCGCCAGGAGTGGTATGCCGGACACTTTGCTCGATAAATAAATGATGCGAATAGGAATGACCCTCAGGTGCCTGTAATTGATAATCTGCCGCTCTCACGTCATTTGGATAAAAGCCAACCGGCAAATCCGCAATAACAGCATCAACCGGATCGATAAACAAAGGCTCCAGGGCATCCTGATTGAACAACTGAATGGGATGTTCTTGTAAGTTAGCATTTACATACGCCAGTTTGATTAGGATATCGTCAATCTCTACACCAATTGCCGTAATATTTTTATGTACATGATTTAAAACGGTAGTTAATAAATTCCCCGTTCCAATAGCCGGATCGAGAAGACGGAAGGATGGCTGCTCAATAAATCTTTCCACGAGATACCCCATCAGCATTCCAACAGAATCTGGGGTCATTTGATGATTAGGCTGTACATTTTCCTTCATCCCTTTTAAGATAACAAGCTGATAGGCTTTTCGAATATCCTCATTGGAATATTTGACTAATTGGATCTCTTCATATACTTTCTTTAGACGCTTTAGCGTTAACTCACTAAGCTCTTCCTGCAAGATGGTACCCTGAAATAGGTTTTCTCCTGTCTCCGCCAAGGCCTCCAGGTAACCGCAGGACAATTCCTCTTGTAAAATAAGTGCTGTTTCATTAAAAAGGGTAAATAGCTGCTCCACTGGAGAAAGTTTCATTGTTTCCCCTCCAATACTAAATTTCCTTATTCATTTTATACGAGTTTGGTTTTTTTAAACAAGTAAAAAGGCCTCGCAATTACTGAGGCCTTTCTTTGGCTATTTTATTTTGCGTTTCTAGCTGCTTCAAGTGCTGCTTCATAATTCGGGTGGTTCGTTGCTTCGCTGACATATTCTACATATGTTACAGTATCGTTCGAGTCAACCACAAAAACCGCACGGGTTAGTAATCTTAATTCTTGGATTGCAACCCCAAATGCTTCTCCAAAAGATAGATCGCGGTGGTCAGAAAGTGTTTGCACATTTTCAATTCCTGCTGCAGCACACCAGCGCTTTTGTGCAAATGGTAAGTCCACGCTCACTGTTAAAACTTTTACGTTTCCTAAGCTGTTTGCTTCTTCATTGAAGCGGCGGGTTTCCGCATCACAAACGCCAGTATCTAAAGAAGGTACGGACGTGATTAAACGAACTTGCCCTTTTGTACTTTCTAACGTTACTTCTGATAGATCATTTGCCAGTACCGTAAAATTGGGTGCCTTGTCACCCACTTTTACTTCATTGCCTAGTAATGTGACGCTATTGCCTTTAAATGTTACATTTGCCATTTCCTTCATCCTCCTTTGTCGTTTTAAAGTCATTCCCTTGGAGAGTGATTGACTTTAATATGTACAGTGTAAATATATCTTTTCAACAGCCTTTTTGCAATTATTTGAATTCCTAAAGAACACTCGCCGACTGACTTTCGGCCAAAAGAAAAAGTTAACCTCCCAAAAGGCTGGAAGATTAACCTTTGCCTTATAATTCAAGATCCACTTTTGGCTGCTGCTGATGGTTTTGCTGTTGTTTATTCTCATCCTTTTTCGAGAACATTTGCTGTATTTTATCAACTGCCTGCGGCGCAAGTTCAAGAATCTTCTCATAGAGGTGGGTACTTTCATCGAGATGCAACATTTTGACCCCATGAGAGTTAACGATTAAAAAGGCAATTGGGGTAATAGAAACTCCGCCGCCGCTACCGCCGCCAAATGGCAGCTGCTTTGACTGGCCCCCACTTTGTCCTTGTCCTTGACTCTGCCCTTGACCTTGGGATTGTGAGCTGTCAAGCTTGAACTCACTGCCGCCGGCAGCAAATCCAAAACCAACCTTAGATACTGTTAATATAACACTTCCGTCAGGGGTTTCCACCGGATCACCAATGATGGTATTCACATCAATCATTTCTTTCAAGCTTTCCATTGCAGTCGTCATCAAACCTTGAATTGGGTGGTCAGACATGGCTATTTCCTCCTCTTTCAAACAGAATTCGTTTTTTCATTTTTAAGATTGTTACTATTTGGGCGAAGTTTCCCGCCCTTCCAGAATTTAATCAGTTTTAATCCTGCGAGAATAGCATGCCCGATTCGAAACTGAAACATACACGAAAATCTTGTTTGAATAACGGCAGCTTGAAAATGAGGTGTTACCGATATACGAGGCATTTGCTTTAGGCGTAAATAATGACTCATAAGGCCGATAATGCTCCCTTTTAAAGCCCAAACTGCCCCTGTTACCATCCCTGTATGTGCAGCATCACCAAGCCCAACGAGCGAATCCCATTCCAGTTTTTTTACCGTTACCTTACGAAAGAACTTTCTTACAATGACATGCAAATTGAAAACTTTCTCCAGAATTTCTTTCGTCTTTTTCAAACTTGCTGTTACATCTTTATTAGTGATTTGGTTCACCTTATGCTCAGGATTTTCAGGATCTGAATCTCCCATATGTGAATGACTTTTAACCACGACACTTGGTGAATCATCATCAATCTTTATTAATGGAACATTGATTTTATACTTAATTACAAACCATACCCGAAACTCTATCATTAAATCATCATTGTCATTATGATGATAATAATTTACAAGAATCGTTAATTTCGTAAGAATTATGATAATGAATAAGACCAATAAGATGGATAAGGTTAGCCAAAGCCAAAACAATTAGTTCACAACCTTTCAGCCTATTATTATTTACTTTTATAATAAAAATAAACCTGTCAACACGATGTTGACAGGTTTGATTTTTTCGAATTTATCGTTCTGTATGAATAACAGTTGTATCTGTGAAAAGGTCATGCAGCCCTTGCTTTTTCGGTAAAAAGGCAACAAGACAATAGCCGATGATAACGGTTGCTGATATAAAACGGCCGATCCATTCGCGAAAAAGAACCGTTCCCCAAGATAATTTATCACTTTTCAAGTCAATTACCTTTAAGCCAAAGACCATTTTTCCAAGCGTTTGCTTAAAATATTTTGTCATCAAGACAAAATATAAATAAAAGATAACCGCTGATGCTATCGAAATAGGAGCAAACATGTTAAATTCCGATAAGGAAATATCAAGCGCCCGAAATAATGGATTGATCAACAACCTGCCGATACTCCCCACGACAATTAAATCAAGCAGGTAGGCCCAAAAACGCATCCAGAAACCTGCATAACGCACCGGGAAGCTTTGCAAAACCGGGTCTGGAATTCTGTCCTCTTCAGAAGGGGGATTAGCAGCACTATGGTCATCTATCTGATTTGACGCAGATTCATTTGTCATTTCTTGATTATCATTTGTTTCCATTCGCTTCGCCCCCCTTATTCCGCATATAAGTACATCAGGCGTGGTGAATTAGGCTTGGAAAGAATTTTCATAAGTCCTGCCATTTCCACATTATCACTGATTAGTTTTTTTGCCTGAAACGTAAATAATGAGCCAAAACCTAGATCATCCGAATAACGGATAACCTTTGCCCCTTTAAGCTTCTCCTGTTTTTTCATTTGGTCGATCACATCTTCTAAATAGCCAAAATCATCAATAAGCTTAATTTCCTTTGCCTGACGGCCATCGTATACCCGGCCATCCGCAATCTTTTTCACTTCATCCACACTCATATGGCGGCCCTCCGAAATGACCTTAACAAATCCTTCATAGGAATTATCAATCATCTTTTGTAAAATTGCCCGCTCATCCTCTGTCATTTCTCTCGTTGGACTCATGATATCTTTATACTTACCACTTTTAATCGTGACAAAATCTACACCATATTTATCAGCCAATCCCTTGTAATTATATCCTTCCATTATGACGCCTAGCGAGCCGGTTAAGGTTTCCGGACTGGCGAAAATCTTTTTCGCTGCCGTTGAGATATAATAACCTCCTGAAGCGGCCATCGAACCCATCGAAATATAGACCGGTTTTTTACTGTCCTTTTGGAGATCAACCAGCTTGTCGTGAATTTCTGCGCTTTCCACAACACCGCCTCCTGGTGAATTTACTCTAATAATGACGCCCTTAACCGTATCGTCCTCTTTCAGATAGTTTAACTTTTTCAGAAAATCTTGATGATTATAACCTGCGCTTTGCAAAAATGACCCTGTTTCGCCAGTATCTTGGATGACACCATCGACATCAAGAATCACGATTTTCTTTAATTCGCTGCCATCTTTGACAACTTCCTCCGTAAAGGACTGTTCGGATGCAGCCATGAAATCGGTGAAATCCGTTTCTATTCCTTTAAATGCGAATGCCGATAAAAAATTAATAACAACCGAAACAAAAAATAATGCGGCAGCAATCCCAAGTGCGGCCCATCTTTTTCCATTCATATGTATTTCCCCCTTCTGTCTT encodes:
- a CDS encoding EcsC family protein encodes the protein MPLTSRETSVLNEIRLWEESLLNYEANDFQLTYEKYLERSFLLLPENVQRQFFSLIDTWLFHLHGFIQGSQLQMDAKERILSSGRVFLKNIEEVADLKQLDIEQLQYIAEQQIARHRFYSFAQGGLAGTGGALLLSTDIPAMAVINLRVVQLIAMTYGFEVNTPYEMMTSLKVFHTATLPPRIRREGWTSLMEDLDGNDGHYFYQGKDEITDITWLEQPVQQLLKAMVIALFRKKVIQGIPLVSMAIGAGANYQLTRKVTDLAHKYYQLRYLKEKEEFLG
- a CDS encoding RDD family protein; translated protein: MTNESASNQIDDHSAANPPSEEDRIPDPVLQSFPVRYAGFWMRFWAYLLDLIVVGSIGRLLINPLFRALDISLSEFNMFAPISIASAVIFYLYFVLMTKYFKQTLGKMVFGLKVIDLKSDKLSWGTVLFREWIGRFISATVIIGYCLVAFLPKKQGLHDLFTDTTVIHTER
- a CDS encoding universal stress protein, translating into MGLKYQNILVAIDGSKEADWAFRKGIEIAKRNQATMLLVHVIDTRSFALIEAYDTVIGDRAEKLAKDMLENYQRQAVEAGLTDVQYEIEFGSPKIRIPRDLAKKHKIDLILCGATGMNVVERFFIGSVSEHITRYAPCDVLIVRTEKETE
- a CDS encoding M24 family metallopeptidase, translated to MNQRLVKLQTWMKENGIDVCFLTSTENVFYLSGYYTDPHERLLALAVFQEEEPFLVLPAMEVPDAKRSEWEHEIIGYNDIENPWEMILNSINKRINSVSKAAIEKEHMNVERYEHLTQLFPKASFVSAEEKVRQLRMIKDAKELKIIEEACALADFAVEFGVSEIKEGKTELEILNALEYALKQKGVTEMSFSTMVLTGANAASPHGNPGSTKIQKGDFVLFDLGVVVDRYCSDITRTVAYGDINEKQKEIYDTVLKAQLAAIEASKPGVTAAEVDLTARRIISEAGYGEYFPHRLGHGLGIGVHEYPSMTETNQLVIEEGMVYTIEPGIYVPNVAGVRIEDDLYISADGAKVLTKFPKELQVIK
- the ytfJ gene encoding GerW family sporulation protein; protein product: MSDHPIQGLMTTAMESLKEMIDVNTIIGDPVETPDGSVILTVSKVGFGFAAGGSEFKLDSSQSQGQGQSQGQGQSGGQSKQLPFGGGSGGGVSITPIAFLIVNSHGVKMLHLDESTHLYEKILELAPQAVDKIQQMFSKKDENKQQQNHQQQPKVDLEL
- a CDS encoding class I SAM-dependent methyltransferase, whose amino-acid sequence is MKLSPVEQLFTLFNETALILQEELSCGYLEALAETGENLFQGTILQEELSELTLKRLKKVYEEIQLVKYSNEDIRKAYQLVILKGMKENVQPNHQMTPDSVGMLMGYLVERFIEQPSFRLLDPAIGTGNLLTTVLNHVHKNITAIGVEIDDILIKLAYVNANLQEHPIQLFNQDALEPLFIDPVDAVIADLPVGFYPNDVRAADYQLQAPEGHSYSHHLFIEQSVRHTTPGGYLFFLIPNGLFESEQAPQLHEFIKENLIVQGLLQLPTSMFKNKNSAKSILVLRKKGEGVKPPKQALLVNLPSLSSPVGMDNILSKIEKWFQENKG
- a CDS encoding DUF2953 domain-containing protein — protein: MFWLWLTLSILLVLFIIIILTKLTILVNYYHHNDNDDLMIEFRVWFVIKYKINVPLIKIDDDSPSVVVKSHSHMGDSDPENPEHKVNQITNKDVTASLKKTKEILEKVFNLHVIVRKFFRKVTVKKLEWDSLVGLGDAAHTGMVTGAVWALKGSIIGLMSHYLRLKQMPRISVTPHFQAAVIQTRFSCMFQFRIGHAILAGLKLIKFWKGGKLRPNSNNLKNEKTNSV
- the tpx gene encoding thiol peroxidase is translated as MANVTFKGNSVTLLGNEVKVGDKAPNFTVLANDLSEVTLESTKGQVRLITSVPSLDTGVCDAETRRFNEEANSLGNVKVLTVSVDLPFAQKRWCAAAGIENVQTLSDHRDLSFGEAFGVAIQELRLLTRAVFVVDSNDTVTYVEYVSEATNHPNYEAALEAARNAK
- the ald gene encoding alanine dehydrogenase, whose protein sequence is MRIGVPKEIKNNENRVAMTPAGVVNLVKFGHEVIIEKGAGLGSGFLDDEYSTNGARLVETAAEAWSADMVMKVKEPLPSEYQYFREGLILFTYLHLAPEPELTKALIDHKVVGIAYETVQLANRSLPLLTPMSEVAGRMAAQVGAQFLERVYGGKGILLSGVPGVQRGTVTIIGGGVAGTNAAKMAIGLGAKVTIIDLNPDRLRQLDDIFGSDVTTLMSNPFNIAEAVKESDLVIGAVLIPGAKAPKLVSEEMIQSMKPGSVVVDIAIDQGGIFETTDQITTHDNPTYVKHGVVHYAVANMPGAVPRTSTFALTNVTVPYAVLIANKGYKKACLENDALLKGINTLDGYVTYQAVAEAHGLEFSVTKTLLEK
- a CDS encoding acetate kinase → MAKIIAINAGSSSLKFQLFEMPSEEVITKGLIERIGLKDSIFNITAHGEKIQEIIDIPDHEVAVKMLLDKLTTLEIIQSLDEIEGIGHRVVHGGESFDDSALITDEVLNKIEELSELAPLHNPANATGIIAFKQVLPNVPAVAVFDTAFHQTMPESSFLYSLPYQYYKEYGIRKYGFHGTSHKYVSQRAAELLGRPVEQLRLISCHLGNGASIAAIEGGKSIDTSMGFTPLAGVTMGTRSGNIDPALIPYIMEKTGQTADEVLDVLNKKSGMLAVSGFSSDLRDIEIEAKKGNERAQLALDVFANRIHKYIGSYASRMNGVDAIIFTAGIGENSDTIRENVLKGLEFMGIYWDPALNKVRGEEAFISYPHSPVKVLIIPTNEEVMIARDVVRLADVR
- a CDS encoding molybdenum cofactor biosynthesis protein B, coding for MSTHEHKKEAPKSVTCKVITVSDTRNKETDKSGKLMMEQLEGAGHSIVDYVIVKDEASHIKNEILKGCERVDIDVILTNGGTGIAKRDVTIETVQSLLEKEIVGFGELFRMLSYQEDIGSAAILSRAIAGVVNNTAVFSTPGSSGAVKLAMNKLILPEIGHVVREIKKDL